The window CCTTGGGCCCTACGAGGGACAGGCGCCTGCCCACTTCATTGTCCTGAAGTTACGGAGTTTCCACGGCAGCGTCAACACTCGGGTAATTTTCTGGAAGCTCGAACCGGGCATGCGGGCGGCCGGCGCGGGCGCGGCCGTAACGCCGACGAAGTGGCTGTGCTTGCCACGCTTGCGGCTTGAGAGGATGATCCGGCGCCCCATGGCCACCGTCGCGCGGCTCAAGGCACTCATCCTCGGTAGGGCCCGCGACCCGCTCCGGGCCGACACGCGCCGCCACATGGCGCTCGTCGCCTTCCTGGCCTGGGTGGGCCTGGGGGCCGACGGCCTGTCCTCGGCCTGCTACGGGCCGGAGGAGGCGTTTCGTGCGCTGGGCGGCCACACCCATCTGGCCCCCTACCTGGCGCTCGCCATGGCGGTGACGGTGTTCGTCATCGCGCTCGCCTACAACCAGGTCATCGAGCTGTTCCCTTCGGGCGGCGGGGGCTACAAGGTCGCAACCCGGCTCCTCGGCGCCCGCGCCGGCCTCCTATCGGGGGCGGCGCTCCTGGTCGATTACGCGTTGACCATCGCGATCTCGGTGGCGAGCGGCGCCGACGCCGTCTTCAGCCTGCTCCCGGTCGGGGCGCTGGGGTTCAAGCTCACCACCGCCGCGGCGCTGGTGTGCCTGCTCACGGTCCTCAACCTGCGCGGGATCAAAGAATCCATCACCGTGCTCCTGCCCATCTTTCTCGGGTTCTTCGTAAGCCATGCCTACCTCATCGCGCACGGCATCTACGCCCATCGCGACACCATCCCCCGGCTCTTCGACACGATGGTCGCGGAGACCCATTCGATCAGCCTGGAGCACGGCTGGCTCTTCATCGCCGCGATCCTGCTGCGCGCCTATTCGCTGGGGGGCGGCACTTACACTGGCCTCGAGGCCGTCTCGAACAACGTCAACATGCTGGCCGAGCCGCGCGTGTCCACGGGGCGCTACACGATGCTGTACATGGCGTTGTCGCTGAGCTTCACCGCCGGCGGGATCATCCTCCTCTACCTCCTCTGGGAGGCCCGACCGGTGCCCGGACAGACCTTGAACGCCGTGGTGTTCGCTTCGATCATCGAGAGCTTTGCGATCCCCGAACCCTGGGTTCGCGAGGCCCTGCTCATCGGGGTCCTGGCCTGCGAAGCGGGTCTGCTCCTGGTCGCCGCCAACACCGGGTTCCTGGGCGGCCCCGCGGTGCTCGCCAACATGGCGGCCGATTCCTGGGTACCGCATCAGTTCCGCAGCCTCTCGGTGCGGCTGGTGACGCAGAACGGCGTGCTCCTCATGGGGCTGGCCGCGCTCGCGATCCTGGTCGGGACGGACGGCGACGTCGGCGTCCTGGTGGTGCTCTACAGCATCAACGTGTTCCTGACCTTCACCCTGTCGCTCGCCGGGCTCGTCAAGCACTGGTGGATGTACCGGCGGGACGAACGGCATTGGGGCCGGCGCCTCCTGCTCGCCCTCACGGGCCTCTTGGTCACCAGCAGCATCCTGGTGGTGACCTTCGTAGTGAAGTTCGCCGACGGCGGCTGGCTCACCATCCTCATCACCGCGGTGGTCGTCATCGTGTGCGTGTTCGTGCACCGGCATTATCTAAACGTGGCGGTCGTTTTGGAGGGCGTCGAGCGCCTCCTCGCCCCTGCCCAGGTCGAAGACCCGGACGAGATCAAGACCGTCCCGCCCCTCGACCCGCTGGCACCGACGGCGGTGTTCCTGGTCGAAGCCAAGCGCGGGGTGGGGATGCACACCTTACTCTGGGTCCAGCGCATGTTCCCGGGGCACTACAAGAACTTCGTGTTTCTCGGCGCGGGAGAGGTCGATGCCCAGAGTTTCTATGGGCAGGCGGCGCTGCAGTCGCTCCGCTACCGGATCGAGAACACGCTGCGCTACTTCACCGTCTACTGTCATCGCCACGGGCTCGCGGCGACGGCCCGCAGTGCCTACGGGGCCGATCCCAGCGCCGAGCTCGAGCGGCTGGCCGCGGCGGCGATGGACGAGTTTCCGCACAGCGTGTGCTTCGCGGCGAAGCTCGTGTTCGAGCGCGAGAGCTGGCTCACCCGCGTCCTGCATAACCAGACGGCCCTGTCGGTCCAACGCCTGCTGAACCTCCAGGGCCGGTCGATGGTGATCATCCCGCTCAAGCTCTGAAAACCGCGAACACACCGGCTACCGAGCGACTCGCTCCTCCGGCCGCTGGACGCGGGCCGCCAGGGCCCGATAGGTCTCGTAGACGGGCGCCAGAACCTTGTGTGGGACATAGTCGGCCACCGCCTCGGTGCACGGGGCCCCGGCATAGGTATCGAGCCGGTCCAGACAGTCGGCCATGGCCCTCACCAAGTCCTCCACCGAGCGCGACCCCGCGATCTCGCCATTGACGCCGGGCCGAACCACGCGCCGCACCTCGCCGACGTCGGTCGTCGCCACCGGGAGCCCAGAGCCCAGGGCCTCCAGGACCGACATGGGCATCCCTTTCATAGGCGGAAGACAGGACGAACAGTTCGCTGGCTCGCAGCCAGTCGGCCACGCGGGGCTGTGGCCTCGGACCCGACAGGGCGACGCGGCGATCCAGCCCATGGCTGCGAACTGGCCTGAAGCTCCCCCCCGCAGCACGCCATCACCGACGAGCACGAGCGCAATGTCACGATCCTCGGCGAGCAGGGCGCGAAATGCCCGCAGGAGGCGCAGCGGGTCCTTCTGCGAGTCCCAGCGGCCGACAAGCTGGACGCGGAAAACCCGAGCTCGTTCAGTAGCTCATCTCGCAATGCCCGCCTCTGCCCGGCGTCTGCTGGGCGGAAGATCTCGGGGTCCATCCAGGTCGGGATGAACTCGATGCTCGAAGCCAGGCGAGGGTAGCGAGCGCGGTAGGCCCGAACGGCCTCCTCGCGCACGGCGAAGGCCGCGGACAACCGCGGGATGAGCAGGCGTTCCAGACCGAAGCACAGCCACGGGACATGCTTCCAGCGGATATCGCTCGCGGCATCGTGCAGCACCGCCATGTCCTGGTGGAAGAACGCGTTCTTCGGCCGGCCATCGAACAGAAACGCGAGCATCGGTTCGAGGCGGTGAAACTCCAGGACATCCGCCTCGCACAGCGGCCTTCGGGCCTTGAGCGCCAGGGTGAAACGCAGCGACAGCGGGATGGGCGTCCTGACACCAGCCCCCACCTCTCTCAGCACGGGATAGAACCGGAAGGGGTGAGCCCCTGCGTTGCACACGTGCCACCGTTCGACCGGCCAGGCCGTGCCGTCGGTCGTCATCCCGATGAGCGACATGTCGATATCGTCCGGCGCCCATCGCAGCAAGCCCCGGATGAAGGTATCGATGCCGCCCGGGACCAAGCCCCATGGGATCGGTCGGGAATACGATGCAGGCTGAAACCCGGTCGCGAGCGCCGGCATCCAAGATGACCCTCCCCACGACGACTTGCCGGTCGCTTGCTAGCAGCCGCTGTCCTGCCGGGCGCGCATGTCCCCGAGACACCGCCTAGGGGTCGGCCCGCTAGCGATCATGACGGATGCCGGCGCCGGCCGCGTTGCGTCGCGGCGTGACAGGCCACTTGGTAGCAGGACGAGCCGGTTCCGAAACCGGACGCGTCTCGAGGGCGGGAGCCGCGCCGGGCTCGAGACGGCGCTGCGTCCCGGCACGACCGGCCTCCAGGGCGGTGCGCATCATGACACCGCAAAATGCCCAGATGTACAACCACGAATTGAACATGTTGACGAAAAAGATGGCGAAACACACTGACAAGAAACCGACCAGGAATGCCCCCAGCTCCGCCTGCGAATCGCCCGTCGCGCGATCGATAGCGCGACGCGTGACACGGATCACGCCCCATAGCAGGCTGAAAAATATCATCAACCCGATGATGCCGAGCTCGAAGAACACATCGAGGTAGGTATTCTGTGCCGCCACGTCGCTCAGTTTCTTCGCCAGCCCCCAGCCGTACCCGAACACCAGGGTGACAGGCTCTCTCAATAGTGTCTCGACGAGCTCGGTCCAGTTGTTCGAACGCCCCGAGCTCACGGTGGCCAAATCGGACGATGCCGACTTGTTCACGAAGCGCTCGATCGGCAGATCCGAAAAGCCGATGCTGGCAACCGTCAGGGTCACGCCGATCGCCACGGTGAGCGCCGCGATGATCTTCACCATCCTTCCGGCTCCGAGGTGATGCCGCAGGAAGGACAGGCCGGCCACGAGCCCCAGCGTCAACCCCACTATGGCGCCCCGCGAGGTCGTCAGGAGGATCACCGTGAACGTCGCCAGCGCGCGAATGCGTACCCCACGCGCTCGGCGCCACGGGAAATAATGGCCAGGATGGCCATGGTGGGAAGGAACAACAGCGCGAATGCCGCGTACTGGTTGGATTCTCCCAATGGACCGCTGACCCTGCTATCATTGGCGAATGATCCCGAGGTCGGGAATGTTAAAGGCGTCGATCAAGGTGAGCACGTTTCCGGCGATGATGAGCCAGATGATACGTTTCATGACCCAACGGGAATCGTCGATCGTGACGACTCCATAGAAGAAGGCCACGAGGAATGCGTACCGGTCGATGAGAAGCGACTTGATTTGCATGAGGCTCTTGAGCTCACTGAAATCTCCACTCCTGGTCTGGTATAAGAGTTCCAAGATATTGGCACGCGTAAAGAAAGCCCAGGTAATCAAGACATAGACTATCAACGCAATGAAGGGCAGGTGCAGATCCGGCAGCTCGATTGTCGTTGGTTTGGTGTCGAGTATCGAATTCAGCATGACGCCAAACAGGAACAGGTAAAGTATGATGTTCTTGGCGCTCAGACCGCGAACCAGCATGAGATCGATCCCCAGTGTATCGGCGGTAAACAAGAGCGCGAACAGAGCGAGTAATATTGTCCTTCTCATCGCCTCGACCTACGGAACCACGATCCCATGACCTCCCCGATGAGCTCCTCGATCGACGCTGCGAGCGCCATCGGACCGGTGTTCCTCGTCGGAATGAACGGGTCCGGAACCACCATGCTGCTGCACAGTCTCGGGAACCACCCGGACCTGTACGGTTGCAAGAGAGAAACGCGCGTGCTCCCGCATTTTATCGCACATCTGCACCGGTACGATACCCTGGGTGATGACGACAACTTCTTGCGCCTGATGCGGGACATCTACGCGCTACGGGCGTTCCGCCAGCTCAACGGCGGCCACCCCGTCCCGCTGCCGGAGGACTGGGCCACGATGCCACGCGACCTCGCGAGCATCGTCGATACCGCCTTCCGCTACTTCGCCGTGAAGGAGCACAAGAAGCGCTGGGCGGACAAGACGCCGATGCATGCGCTCCACATCACCGCGTTG is drawn from Pseudomonadota bacterium and contains these coding sequences:
- a CDS encoding APC family permease — its product is MATVARLKALILGRARDPLRADTRRHMALVAFLAWVGLGADGLSSACYGPEEAFRALGGHTHLAPYLALAMAVTVFVIALAYNQVIELFPSGGGGYKVATRLLGARAGLLSGAALLVDYALTIAISVASGADAVFSLLPVGALGFKLTTAAALVCLLTVLNLRGIKESITVLLPIFLGFFVSHAYLIAHGIYAHRDTIPRLFDTMVAETHSISLEHGWLFIAAILLRAYSLGGGTYTGLEAVSNNVNMLAEPRVSTGRYTMLYMALSLSFTAGGIILLYLLWEARPVPGQTLNAVVFASIIESFAIPEPWVREALLIGVLACEAGLLLVAANTGFLGGPAVLANMAADSWVPHQFRSLSVRLVTQNGVLLMGLAALAILVGTDGDVGVLVVLYSINVFLTFTLSLAGLVKHWWMYRRDERHWGRRLLLALTGLLVTSSILVVTFVVKFADGGWLTILITAVVVIVCVFVHRHYLNVAVVLEGVERLLAPAQVEDPDEIKTVPPLDPLAPTAVFLVEAKRGVGMHTLLWVQRMFPGHYKNFVFLGAGEVDAQSFYGQAALQSLRYRIENTLRYFTVYCHRHGLAATARSAYGADPSAELERLAAAAMDEFPHSVCFAAKLVFERESWLTRVLHNQTALSVQRLLNLQGRSMVIIPLKL
- a CDS encoding glycosyltransferase codes for the protein MLAEDRDIALVLVGDGVLRGGASGQFAAMGWIAASPCRVRGHSPAWPTGCEPANCSSCLPPMKGMPMSVLEALGSGLPVATTDVGEVRRVVRPGVNGEIAGSRSVEDLVRAMADCLDRLDTYAGAPCTEAVADYVPHKVLAPVYETYRALAARVQRPEERVAR
- a CDS encoding O-antigen ligase family protein, whose amino-acid sequence is MILLTTSRGAIVGLTLGLVAGLSFLRHHLGAGRMVKIIAALTVAIGVTLTVASIGFSDLPIERFVNKSASSDLATVSSGRSNNWTELVETLLREPVTLVFGYGWGLAKKLSDVAAQNTYLDVFFELGIIGLMIFFSLLWGVIRVTRRAIDRATGDSQAELGAFLVGFLSVCFAIFFVNMFNSWLYIWAFCGVMMRTALEAGRAGTQRRLEPGAAPALETRPVSEPARPATKWPVTPRRNAAGAGIRHDR